In Citrus sinensis cultivar Valencia sweet orange chromosome 2, DVS_A1.0, whole genome shotgun sequence, a single genomic region encodes these proteins:
- the LOC107175765 gene encoding glutathione S-transferase T3-like — protein MDQFDHPSFSTQIPHSSQFIESSLSATLLGSISQKKRGEAFSADEDMHLVSSWLNISLDPVQGTYQTHQSFWARVWGYFHKYKNFESERDEKSLMQRWSKIQQATNKFHGCFSQIENRQQSGANEQDKALYKEMFKTKFTFEHCWNILRHHPKWLTDNQAKREKKKGISASSPGISSSSTAKTPINLDENDNGDTNFVDLERPLRKKSEKRKIREKNSDPLVTILEEMRADKKEERARKTYMNEKKYLLEKEMVEIEKRKADLEELREEEKIMRMETSGMPSHLQKYYYHRQMEILEKKK, from the exons ATGGATCAATTTGATCATCCATCGTTTTCTACACAAATACCTCATTCATCTCAATTCATTGAATCATCTCTATCAGCAACTCTTCTCGGCTCCATTTCACAAAAGAAACGCGGTGAGGCTTTTTCAGCGGATGAAGATATGCATCTTGTTTCATCATGGTTGAATATTAGTTTGGATCCTGTCCAAGGAACTTATCAAACACACCAAAGCTTTTGGGCTCGAGTGTGGGGTTATTTTCACAAATACAAGAATTTTGAATCTGAACGGGATGAAAAATCATTGATGCAGCGTTGGTCAAAGATACAGCAAGCCACCAACAAATTTCATGGCTGTTTTTCCCAAATTGAAAATAGACAACAAAGTGGCGCGAATGAACAAGACAAG GCTCTGTACAAGGAaatgttcaaaacaaaatttacttttGAACACTGTTGGAATATATTGAGGCATCATCCAAAATGGTTGACTGATAACCAAgcaaaaagagagaagaaaaagggaATTTCAGCTTCATCGCCTGGTATATCCTCATCATCAACTGCAAAGACTCCTATCAatcttgatgaaaatgataatGGTGACACcaattttgttgatttagAAAGACCACTTAGAAAGAAAAGTGAGAAACGTAagattagagaaaaaaattctgaTCCTCTTGTGACAATTTTAGAAGAAATGCGTGCAGACAAAAAGGAAGAACGAGCAAGAAAAACATATATGAATGAGAAGAAGTAtcttttagaaaaagaaatggtgGAAATAGAAAAACGAAAAGCCGACTTAGAGGAATTGcgagaagaagagaaaataatgcgAATGGAAACAAGTGGAATGCCTTCTCAtcttcaaaaatattattatcatcgTCAAATGGAAatccttgaaaaaaaaaaataa
- the LOC102612127 gene encoding uncharacterized protein LOC102612127, with the protein MASNFKIKMLSDSSSDDDEIEMIAAVAIAKRRHKKSGRCGSIKGHATIWRDRLAGHDRLFHDYFSETSTYPPDKFRRRFRMNRHLFLRIKNSVEQHDSYFVQKRNCAGVLGLSSLQKISAAIRMLAYGVSGDSIDEYVRIGESTAIESLKKFVRAVIEIFSNEYLRSPNTNDIARLLAEGEQREFPGMLGSLDCMHWKWKNCPVAWKGMYVGHAHEPTIILEAVASYDLWIWHMFFGLPGSHNDINVLDRSPLFKDLAEGRAPSVNYSINCHNYTMGYYLADGIYPPWSTLVKTIPYPQENKHKNFAKAQESAKKDVERAFGVLQARFAIVRGPARFWDRDTLHDIMKACVIMHNMIVEDEHITKDIEDLNDDVCTEDWVKPSFERTIGIMEFIQNHHRIRSRENHSQLQKDLIEHLWKHQGSCKAM; encoded by the coding sequence ATGGCTAGCAACTTTAAGATAAAGATGCTGTCAGATTCGTcatctgatgatgatgaaattgagATGATTGCAGCGGTAGCCATTGCAAAGAGAAGACATAAAAAATCTGGGCGTTGTGGCTCCATCAAAGGTCACGCAACAATTTGGCGCGATAGATTAGCCGGTCATGATAGGCtttttcatgattatttttctgAAACTTCCACATATCCTCCAGATAAATTTCGAAGGAGGTTTCGAATGAATCGCCATCTATTTCTGCGTATTAAAAATTCAGTGGAACAACACGATTCATATTTTGTCCAGAAAAGAAATTGTGCTGGAGTCCTCGGTTTGTCATCACTACAAAAGATCAGTGCAGCAATACGAATGCTAGCTTATGGAGTATCCGGTGATTCTATTGATGAGTATGTGAGAATTGGCGAAAGCACTGCAATCGAAAGTTTGAAAAAGTTTGTTCGTGCagtgattgaaatttttagcAATGAATATTTACGATCTCCTAACACAAATGACATTGCTAGACTTTTAGCAGAAGGTGAACAACGTGAGTTTCCAGGAATGTTGGGAAGTCTTGATTGTATGCACTGGAAGTGGAAAAATTGTCCAGTGGCATGGAAAGGGATGTATGTTGGTCATGCCCATGAACCAACAATAATCTTAGAAGCAGTGGCCTCATATGATCTCTGGATATGGCATATGTTTTTTGGGTTACCAGGATCCCACAATGACATCAACGTGCTTGATCGATCTCCATTATTCAAAGACTTAGCTGAAGGACGTGCTCCATCAGTAAATTACTCAATCAATTGTCATAATTATACAATGGGGTATTATCTTGCAGATGGTATATATCCACCATGGTCAACTCTAGTGAAAACAATACCATATCCACAAGAAAATAAGCATAAGAATTTTGCTAAAGCTCAAGAATCAGCCAAAAAGGATGTTGAGAGAGCATTCGGAGTGCTCCAAGCTCGTTTTGCGATTGTGCGTGGACCTGCTCGCTTTTGGGACCGTGATACACTTCACGATATCATGAAGGCGTGTGTTATAATGCACAATATGATTGTAGAAGATGAACATATTACTAAAGATATAGAGGACTTAAATGATGATGTATGTACTGAAGATTGGGTTAAACCATCATTTGAACGAACAATAGGAATTATggaatttattcaaaatcatCATCGAATTAGAAGCAGAGAAAATCACTCTCAACTTCAAAAAGACCTCATTGAACATTTGTGGAAACATCAAGGATCCTGTAAGGCCATGTAA
- the LOC102618292 gene encoding zinc finger CCCH domain-containing protein 13 isoform X1: MFERKFYKTRICVLYQKGRCSRPTCSFAHGDAELRRPFRSHHGGPDYRVGDLRDKLDRRLSPQKIYSPGRDTRGRNRFRGLSPSRSPENKSDRKRWKKQHLDGPREFSASLKISDGINDRVKERKFTPSDSKVVLLEQLKEVQLDINVLEDRKLQLETNEEEKGQEADILSSRIKELETQLQKEKEESKRIASKIKKFVKAHNRHSQMQDDLKRSQARLQKLGYHLGLDATKVGGNEEDSSINIMSDEETTNYHLVDPQNDKQTIPSPNKKKLHVDRDTTNGFVPEANLTKDGGRVAESVHLKEVSWWNQHPTNHGSVADESKLKGKNVSTSWFSAQAKNVRSANALALPSTGIAAHVNDEEIEVEVEQIEEIDMASAGTGKGATYMAKGLQFRLPPPLPIPRNAYIERVGDDENVDVVG, from the exons ATGTTTGAACGGAAGTTCTACAAAACGAGGATTTGCGTTTTGTATCAAAAGGGTCGCTGCTCGCGCCCCACTTGCTCCTTCGCTCATGGAGACGCTGAGCTTCGCCGCCCTTTCCGCTCCCATCACG GTGGGCCGGACTACCGAGTTGGTGACTTGAGGGATAAGCTTGACAGAAGGCTGTCTCCACAGAAAATTTATTCCCCTGGAAGAGATACTAGAGGCCGGAATAGATTTCGTG GACTTAGCCCTTCGAGGTCCCCTGAGAATAAAAG TGATAGAAAACGCTGGAAGAAACAGCACCTTGATGGGCCAAGAGAATTTTCTGCAAGTCTGAAAATCTCAGATGGGATTAATGATAGAGTTAAAGAACGAAAATTTACACCTTCTGATTCCAAAGTTGTTCTTCTGGAGCAG TTAAAAGAAGTGCAGTTGGATATCAACGTGCTTGAGGACCGCAAACTTCAATTGGAG ACTAACGAGGAGGAGAAGGGTCAAGAAGCAGATATTCTTTCTTCTAGAATAAAGGAGCTCGAGACTCAATTgcagaaagagaaagaggaaTCTAAAAG GATAGCTTCAAAAATCAAGAAGTTTGTCAAAGCACATAATCGTCACTCACAGATGCAAGATGATCTTAAGAG GTCACAAGCTCGACTTCAGAAGTTGGGATATCATCTTGGCTTAGATGCCACTAAAGTTGGTGGTAATGAAGAGGATTCAAGCATCAATATCATGAGTGATGAGGAGACCACTAATTACCATCTAGTCGACCCACAGAATGATAAGCAGACTATACCTTCTCCGAACAAGAAAAAACTGCATGTTGATAGGGATACTACTAATGGATTTGTGCCAGAAG CCAATTTAACAAAGGATGGAGGACGAGTGGCTGAATCTGTTCACTTAAAGGAGGTTTCTTGGTGGAATCAGCATCCTACTAATCATGGATCTGTGGCTGATGAAAGCAAGCTGAAAGGGAAAAATGTCTCAACCAGCTGGTTTTCCGCACAGGCGAAGAATGTGAGATCAGCAAATGCATTAGCGTTACCATCAACTGGTATAGCTGCTCATGTCAATGATGAAGAAATAGAAGTTGAAGTGGAGCAGATTGAGGAGATTGATATGGCTTCAGCTGGAACTGGAAAAGGAGCAACTTACATGGCAAAAGGCTTGCAATTTAGGCTGCCCCCTCCTCTTCCAATCCCTCGTAATGCTTACATAGAG CGTGTGGGCGATGATGAAAACGTGGATGTGGTGGGCTGA
- the LOC102618292 gene encoding zinc finger CCCH domain-containing protein 13 isoform X3 encodes MFLCDGGPDYRVGDLRDKLDRRLSPQKIYSPGRDTRGRNRFRGLSPSRSPENKSDRKRWKKQHLDGPREFSASLKISDGINDRVKERKFTPSDSKVVLLEQLKEVQLDINVLEDRKLQLETNEEEKGQEADILSSRIKELETQLQKEKEESKRIASKIKKFVKAHNRHSQMQDDLKRSQARLQKLGYHLGLDATKVGGNEEDSSINIMSDEETTNYHLVDPQNDKQTIPSPNKKKLHVDRDTTNGFVPEANLTKDGGRVAESVHLKEVSWWNQHPTNHGSVADESKLKGKNVSTSWFSAQAKNVRSANALALPSTGIAAHVNDEEIEVEVEQIEEIDMASAGTGKGATYMAKGLQFRLPPPLPIPRNAYIERVGDDENVDVVG; translated from the exons ATGTTTCTCTGTGATG GTGGGCCGGACTACCGAGTTGGTGACTTGAGGGATAAGCTTGACAGAAGGCTGTCTCCACAGAAAATTTATTCCCCTGGAAGAGATACTAGAGGCCGGAATAGATTTCGTG GACTTAGCCCTTCGAGGTCCCCTGAGAATAAAAG TGATAGAAAACGCTGGAAGAAACAGCACCTTGATGGGCCAAGAGAATTTTCTGCAAGTCTGAAAATCTCAGATGGGATTAATGATAGAGTTAAAGAACGAAAATTTACACCTTCTGATTCCAAAGTTGTTCTTCTGGAGCAG TTAAAAGAAGTGCAGTTGGATATCAACGTGCTTGAGGACCGCAAACTTCAATTGGAG ACTAACGAGGAGGAGAAGGGTCAAGAAGCAGATATTCTTTCTTCTAGAATAAAGGAGCTCGAGACTCAATTgcagaaagagaaagaggaaTCTAAAAG GATAGCTTCAAAAATCAAGAAGTTTGTCAAAGCACATAATCGTCACTCACAGATGCAAGATGATCTTAAGAG GTCACAAGCTCGACTTCAGAAGTTGGGATATCATCTTGGCTTAGATGCCACTAAAGTTGGTGGTAATGAAGAGGATTCAAGCATCAATATCATGAGTGATGAGGAGACCACTAATTACCATCTAGTCGACCCACAGAATGATAAGCAGACTATACCTTCTCCGAACAAGAAAAAACTGCATGTTGATAGGGATACTACTAATGGATTTGTGCCAGAAG CCAATTTAACAAAGGATGGAGGACGAGTGGCTGAATCTGTTCACTTAAAGGAGGTTTCTTGGTGGAATCAGCATCCTACTAATCATGGATCTGTGGCTGATGAAAGCAAGCTGAAAGGGAAAAATGTCTCAACCAGCTGGTTTTCCGCACAGGCGAAGAATGTGAGATCAGCAAATGCATTAGCGTTACCATCAACTGGTATAGCTGCTCATGTCAATGATGAAGAAATAGAAGTTGAAGTGGAGCAGATTGAGGAGATTGATATGGCTTCAGCTGGAACTGGAAAAGGAGCAACTTACATGGCAAAAGGCTTGCAATTTAGGCTGCCCCCTCCTCTTCCAATCCCTCGTAATGCTTACATAGAG CGTGTGGGCGATGATGAAAACGTGGATGTGGTGGGCTGA
- the LOC102618292 gene encoding zinc finger CCCH domain-containing protein 13 isoform X2 encodes MFERKFYKTRICVLYQKGRCSRPTCSFAHGDAELRRPFRSHHGGPDYRVGDLRDKLDRRLSPQKIYSPGRDTRGRNRFRGLSPSRSPENKSDRKRWKKQHLDGPREFSASLKISDGINDRVKERKFTPSDSKVVLLEQLKEVQLDINVLEDRKLQLETNEEEKGQEADILSSRIKELETQLQKEKEESKRIASKIKKFVKAHNRHSQMQDDLKRSQARLQKLGYHLGLDATKVGGNEEDSSINIMSDEETTNYHLVDPQNDKQTIPSPNKKKLHVDRDTTNGFVPEANLTKDGGRVAESVHLKEVSWWNQHPTNHGSVADESKLKGKNVSTSWFSAQAKNVRSANALALPSTGIAAHVNDEEIEVEVEQIEEIDMASAGTGKGATYMAKGLQFRLPPPLPIPRNAYIEL; translated from the exons ATGTTTGAACGGAAGTTCTACAAAACGAGGATTTGCGTTTTGTATCAAAAGGGTCGCTGCTCGCGCCCCACTTGCTCCTTCGCTCATGGAGACGCTGAGCTTCGCCGCCCTTTCCGCTCCCATCACG GTGGGCCGGACTACCGAGTTGGTGACTTGAGGGATAAGCTTGACAGAAGGCTGTCTCCACAGAAAATTTATTCCCCTGGAAGAGATACTAGAGGCCGGAATAGATTTCGTG GACTTAGCCCTTCGAGGTCCCCTGAGAATAAAAG TGATAGAAAACGCTGGAAGAAACAGCACCTTGATGGGCCAAGAGAATTTTCTGCAAGTCTGAAAATCTCAGATGGGATTAATGATAGAGTTAAAGAACGAAAATTTACACCTTCTGATTCCAAAGTTGTTCTTCTGGAGCAG TTAAAAGAAGTGCAGTTGGATATCAACGTGCTTGAGGACCGCAAACTTCAATTGGAG ACTAACGAGGAGGAGAAGGGTCAAGAAGCAGATATTCTTTCTTCTAGAATAAAGGAGCTCGAGACTCAATTgcagaaagagaaagaggaaTCTAAAAG GATAGCTTCAAAAATCAAGAAGTTTGTCAAAGCACATAATCGTCACTCACAGATGCAAGATGATCTTAAGAG GTCACAAGCTCGACTTCAGAAGTTGGGATATCATCTTGGCTTAGATGCCACTAAAGTTGGTGGTAATGAAGAGGATTCAAGCATCAATATCATGAGTGATGAGGAGACCACTAATTACCATCTAGTCGACCCACAGAATGATAAGCAGACTATACCTTCTCCGAACAAGAAAAAACTGCATGTTGATAGGGATACTACTAATGGATTTGTGCCAGAAG CCAATTTAACAAAGGATGGAGGACGAGTGGCTGAATCTGTTCACTTAAAGGAGGTTTCTTGGTGGAATCAGCATCCTACTAATCATGGATCTGTGGCTGATGAAAGCAAGCTGAAAGGGAAAAATGTCTCAACCAGCTGGTTTTCCGCACAGGCGAAGAATGTGAGATCAGCAAATGCATTAGCGTTACCATCAACTGGTATAGCTGCTCATGTCAATGATGAAGAAATAGAAGTTGAAGTGGAGCAGATTGAGGAGATTGATATGGCTTCAGCTGGAACTGGAAAAGGAGCAACTTACATGGCAAAAGGCTTGCAATTTAGGCTGCCCCCTCCTCTTCCAATCCCTCGTAATGCTTACATAGAG CTTTGA
- the LOC112497219 gene encoding S-protein homolog 29-like, with translation MGYFAKQILVLLISLTVLLSMCSGLRFKTHEVKECIRNDIGFGIDLTVHCRSDDDDLGVHDILYGGVYSFSFKPNIFGATHFYCSFSWQNAEKSFDIYKDERDYSRCEDCSWRVTEHYLCVSATDSLASPETCYDWNGKFYL, from the coding sequence atgggtTATTTTGCTAAGCAGATTTTGGTACTTTTGATATCACTCACCGTGCTGCTAAGTATGTGTAGTGGTCTTCGTTTCAAAACACATGAGGTGAAGGAGTGCATTCGCAATGATATAGGCTTCGGCATAGATCTGACCGTTCATTGCAgatcagatgatgatgatcttggGGTACATGATATCCTTTACGGAGGAGTCTACTCTTTTAGTTTCAAGCCAAATATTTTTGGGGCGACGCACTTCTATTGCAGTTTTAGCTGGCAAAATGCTGAGAAATCGTTTGATATTTACAAAGATGAGAGGGATTACAGTCGTTGCGAAGATTGTTCGTGGAGAGTTACAGAGCATTATCTATGTGTCTCAGCTACTGACAGTCTTGCTAGTCCTGAAACGTGTTATGATTGGAACggcaaattttatttgtga